Proteins encoded together in one Eubalaena glacialis isolate mEubGla1 chromosome 7, mEubGla1.1.hap2.+ XY, whole genome shotgun sequence window:
- the ARL6IP5 gene encoding PRA1 family protein 3, translating to MDVNIAPLRAWDDFFPGSDRFARPDFRDISKWNNRVVSNLLYYQTNYLVVAAMMISVVGFLSPFNMILGGIVVVLVFTGFVWAAHNKDILRRMKKRYPTTFVMVVMLASYFLISMFGGVMVFVFGITFPLLLMFIHASLRLRNLKNKLENKMEGIGLKRTPMGIVLDALEQQEENISKFTDYISKVKE from the exons ATGGACGTGAATATCGCTCCGCTCCGCGCCTGGGACGATTTCTTCCCAGGCTCTGACCGCTTCGCCCGGCCGGACTTCAGGGACATTTCCAAATGGAACAACCGCGTGGTGAGCAACCTGCTCTATTATCAGACCAACTACCTGGTGGTGGCTGCCATGATGATTTCCGTTGTGGG GTTCCTGAGCCCCTTCAACATGATACTTGGAGGCATCGTGGTGGTGCTGGTGTTCACGGGCTTTGTGTGGGCAGCCCATAATAAAGACATCCTCCGCCGGATGAAGAAGCGGTACCCCACAACGTTTGTCATGGTGGTCATGCTAGCCAGCTACTTCCTCATATCCATGTTTGGGGGAGTCATGGTCTTTGTGTTTGGCATcacttttcctttgctgt TGATGTTTATCCACGCATCGCTGAGACTCCGGAACCTCAagaacaaactggagaataaaatGGAGGGAATCGGTCTGAAGAGGACGCCCATGGGCATTGTCCTGGATGCCCTAGAACAGCAGGAAGAAAACATCAGCAAGTTCACTGACTATATCAGTAAAGTGAAGGAGTAA
- the LMOD3 gene encoding leiomodin-3, with the protein MSEHSRNSDQEELFDGEIDEDEILANLSPEELKELQLEMEVMAPDPRLPVGMIQKDQTDKPPTGNFDHKSLVDYMYWQKASRRMLEDERVPLTFVSSKGKTQEQHEEIDKSNKNVSQYLKEKLNNEIAAHKTESQGSDNVQETNNEDNEDDVEDEEDDSEDEEDEGKEDSEESDEKTKRGEEGEVKEQIRNGENNSQQVTDKVTEEQKDRPEAQEKSEKKISKLDPKKLALDTSFLKVSARPSGNQTDLDGSLRRVRQNDPEVKELNLNNIENIPKEMLLDFVNAMKKNKHIKTFSLANVGADENLAFALANMLRENRSITTLNVESNFITGKGIVAIMRCLQFNETLTELRFHNQRHMLGHYAETEIARLLKANNTLLKMGYHFELPGPRMVVTNLLTRNQDRQRQKRQEEQKQQQLKEQRKLIAMLENGLGLPPGMWETLGGPVPDSGMQEFLQPPPPPPRPPSSHAVPFSRQNEMMKKPSHTPKYRTDPDTFRMVKLKRIQRKSRMPEARESAEKTNLKDVIKTLKPVPRIRPPPLVEITPRDQLLNDIRHSNVAYLKPVQLPKELA; encoded by the exons ATGTCGGAACACAGCAGGAATTCAGATCAAGAAGAACTCTTTGATGGGGAGATTGATGAAGATGAAATCTTGGCCAACTTGTCCCCAGAAGAGCTTAAAGAACTGCAGTTGGAAATGGAGGTGATGGCCCCTGACCCCAGGCTTCCCGTGGGAATGATTCAGAAGGATCAGACTGACAAGCCACCAACAGGGAACTTCGACCATAAATCTCTCGTTGATTATATGTATTGGCAAAAGGCATCCAGACGCATGCTGGAAGACGAACGTGTTCCTCTTACCTTTGTGTCATCCAAG GGAAAAACTCAAGAACAGcatgaagaaatagacaaaagtaataaaaatgtgtcccagtatttaaaagaaaagcttAATAATGAAATCGCTGCACATAAAACAGAATCACAGGGCAGTGACAATGTCCAAGAAACAAATAATGAAGATAATGAAGATGATGTGGAAGATGAAGAAGATGATTCagaagatgaagaagatgagGGAAAAGAGGACAGTGAAGAGAgtgatgaaaaaacaaaaagaggagaggaaggtgaGGTAAAGGAGCAAATCAGAAATGGTGAGAACAACAGCCAACAGGTAACTGATAAAGTAACTGAAGAACAGAAGGACAGACCAGAGGCCcaagaaaaaagtgagaaaaaaatatcaaaattagaTCCCAAGAAGCTAGCTCTAGATACCAGTTTTTTGAAGGTAAGTGCAAGGCCTTCCGGAAACCAAACGGACCTAGATGGGAGCTTAAGGCGAGTGAGACAAAATGACCCTGAAGTGAAGGAACTCAACCTGAACAACATTGAAAACATCCCCAAAGAAATGTTGTTGGACTTTGTCAACGcgatgaagaaaaacaaacacatcaaaaccTTCAGTTTAGCGAACGTGGGTGCGGATGAGAACCTAGCATTCGCCCTGGCCAACATGTTGCGTGAAAACAGGAGCATTACCACTCTTAACGTCGAGTCCAATTTCATCACAGGCAAGGGAATCGTGGCCATCATGAGGTGTCTCCAGTTTAATGAGACACTAACCGAACTTCGGTTTCACAATCAGAGGCATATGTTGGGCCACTATGCTGAAACGGAAATAGCCAGGCTTTTGAAGGCAAACAACACTCTCCTGAAGATGGGCTACCATTTTGAGCTTCCAGGTCCCAGAATGGTGGTAACCAATCTGCTCACCAGGAATCAGGATAGACAAAGGCAGAAAAGACAAGAAGAACAGAAACAGCAGCAACTCAAAGAGCAGAGAAAGTTAATAGCCATGTTGGAGAACGGGTTGGGGCTGCCACCTGGGATGTGGGAGACGCTGGGGGGACCAGTGCCCGATTCTGGGATGCAGGAGTtcctccagcctcctcctcctcctcctcgacCTCCCAGCTCCCATGCAGTCCCCTTCAGTCGACAAAATGAAATGATGAAAAAGCCATCGCACACTCCGAAGTACAGGACGGACCCTGACACCTTCCGCATGGTAAAGCTAAAGAGGATCCAGCGCAAATCTCGGATGCCAGAAGCCAGAGAATCAGCCGAGAAAACCAACCTCAAAGACGTGATCAAAACACTCAAACCAGTGCCGAGAATTAGGCCACCCCCGCTGGTGGAAATCACCCCCAGAGATCAGCTCTTGAACGACATTCGTCACAGTAACGTCGCCTATCTTAAACCT GTGCAACTGCCAAAAGAACTGGCATAA